From a region of the Equus przewalskii isolate Varuska chromosome 2, EquPr2, whole genome shotgun sequence genome:
- the PRDM2 gene encoding PR domain zinc finger protein 2 isoform X11 — translation MRDPAEGPKEEDEKPSASAAEQTAVLQEVANQDALPELDVPAPACEPRTEPDEELEATNCEVNDLEEEEEEEEDEDEELEEEGEEEADTPNEGSVKEPEIRCDEKLEDLLEEPKKTSKEALEDSPEVTSVIRIPKTKEEANGDVFEAFMFPCQHCERKFTTKQGLERHMHIHISTVNHAFKCKYCGKAFGTQINRRRHERRHEAGLKRKPSLTLQSSGDPADGKVSGDSATPKEDSSPPSLGQDCLILNSEKASQETVNSSVVEENGEVKELHPCKYCKKVFGTHTNMRRHQRRVHERHLIPKGVRRKGGLLEEPQPPAEQAPPTQNVYVPSTEPEEEGEADDVYIMDISSNISENLNYYIDGKIQTSSSTSNCDVIEMESNSADLYGINCLLTPVTVEITQNIKTTQVPIADELPKEPSSSTNSEAKKRRTSSPPVLPKIKAEAESDPVAPSCSLSLPLSIATPEAVSFHKEKSVYLSSKLKQLLQTQDKLTPPAGISAAEIPKLGPVCVSAPASMLPVLSSRFKRRTSSPPSSPQHSPALRDFGKPSDGKAVWSDGVLSSKKPKLESHSNSPAWSLSGREERENVSPPCFDDYKGSTEWAASSTFSNVCNQQPLDLSSGVKQKAEGAGKTPLQWESVLDLSVHKKPCSDSEGKEFKENHLVQAACSAVKKKKPTTCMLQKVLLNEYNGIDLPVENTADVTRSPSPCKSLDPQPDPDLGPDSGLSAPAVGSPPDVSPSSPALQTSSLSSGQLPPLLIPTNPSSPPPCPPVLTVATPPPPLLPTVPLPAPSSGASPPPCPSPLSNAAAQSPLPLLSPTVSPSPSPIPSVEPLMSAASPGPPTLSSSSSSSSSSSSFSSSSSSSSPSPPPLSAVSSVVSSGDNLEASLPMISFKQEELENEDLKPREEPQSAAEQDIVQETFNKSFVCNVCESPFLSIKDLTKHLSIHAEEWPFKCEFCVQLFKAKTDLSEHRFLLHGVGNIFVCSVCKKEFAFLCNLQQHQRDLHPDKVCTHHEFESGTLRPQNFTDPSKAHIEHMQSLPEDPLETSKEEEELNDSSEELYTTIKIMASGIKTKDPDVRLGLNQHYPSFKPPPFQYHHRNPMGIGVTATNFTTHNIPQTFTTAIRCTKCGKGVDNMPELHKHILACASASDKKRYTPKKNPVPLKQTVQPKNGVVVLDSSGKNAFRRMGQPKRLNFSVELSKMSSNKLKLSALKKKNQLVQKAILQKNKSAKQKADFKNTSESSSHICPYCNREFTYIGSLNKHAAFSCPKKPLSPSKKKVSHSSKKGGHSSPASSDKNSGGGSHRRRTADAEIKMQSTQAPLGKTRARSSGPAQAPLPSSSFRSKQNVKFAASVKSKKPSSSLRNSSPIRMAKITHVEGKKPKAVAKNHSAQLSNKTSRSLHVRVQKSKAVLKSKSALANKKRTDRLNVKSRERSGGPVTRSLQLAAAADPSENRREDSSGKQELKDFSYSLRLASRCPPPAAPYITRQCRNVKAAAAAQFQGPLFKE, via the exons GTCCCAAAGAAGAGGACGAGAAGCCTTCAGCCTCAGCGGCTGAGCAGACGGCTGTTCTTCAGGAGGTGGCCAACCAGGATGCTCTTCCAGAACTAGAtgtccctgcccctgcctgcGAGCCACGGACAGAACCAGATGAGGAGCTGGAAGCCACAAATTGTGAGGTGAATgatctggaggaagaggaggaggaagaagaagatgaagatgaagaattGGAAGAAGAGGGGGAAGAAGAAGCCGACACGCCAAATGAAGGTTCTGTGAAAGAGCCAGAAATACGGTGTGACGAGAAGCTGGAAGATTTATTAGAAGAACCAAAAAAGACTTCAAAAGAAGCTCTTGAAGACTCTCCAGAGGTAACATCTGTTATCAGAATTCCCAAAACTAAAGAAGAAGCCAATGGTGATGTATTTGAAGCATTTATGTTTCCCTGTCAGCATTGTGAAAGGAAGTTTACAACCAAACAGGGGCTTGAACGTCACATGCATATCCACATATCGACAGTCAATCACGCTTTCAAATGCAAGTACTGTGGGAAAGCATTTGGCacacagattaacaggaggagaCATGAGCGTCGCCATGAGGCAGGGTTAAAGCGAAAACCCAGCCTCACACTCCAGTCATCAGGAGACCCCGCTGATGGCAAAGTGTCTGGAGACAGTGCTACTCCAAAAGAGGACTCAAGTCCTCCCAGTCTTGGGCAAGACTGTCTGATCTTGAATTCAGAGAAAGCTTCCCAAGAAACAGTAAATTCTTCTGTTgtagaagagaatggagaagtCAAAGAGCTTCATCCATGCAAATATTGTAAAAAGGTTTTTGGAACTCATACTAATATGAGACGACATCAGCGCAGAGTTCATGAACGTCATCTGATTCCCAAAGGGGTGCGGCGGAAAGGAGGCCTCCTCGAAGAGCCACAGCCTCCAGCGGAGCAGGCCCCACCCACTCAGAATGTCTACGTACCAAGCACAGaaccagaggaggaaggggaggcagaTGACGTGTACATCATGGATATTTCTAGCAATATTTCTGAAAACTTAAATTACTATATTGATGGTAAAATTCAGACCAGCAGCAGCACGAGTAACTGTGATGTGATTGAGATGGAGTCCAATTCGGCAGACTTGTATGGTATAAATTGTCTGCTTACTCCAGTTACGGTGGAAATCACTCAAAATATAAAGACCACACAGGTCCCCATAGCAGATGAGCTTCCTAAAGAGCCTTCCAGCAGCACAAACAGTGAGGCCAAGAAACGGAGAACTTCTAGTCCTCCTGTGCTACCCAAAATTAAGGCTGAAGCCGAGTCTGACCCTGTAGCACCCTCGTGTTCCCTAAGTCTGCCTCTTAGCATAGCGACTCCAGAGGCCGTATCTTTCCACAAAGAGAAAAGTGTGTATTTGTCATCGAAGCTCAAACAGCTTCTTCAAACCCAGGATAAACTAACTCCTCCTGCAGGGATTTCAGCAGCCGAAATACCTAAGTTAGGTCCTGTTTGTGTGTCCGCTCCTGCTTCCATGCTGCCTGTACTCTCGAGTAGGTTTAAGCGGCGGACCAGCTCTCCTCCCAGTTCTCcacaacacagtcctgcccttcGAGACTTTGGAAAGCCGAGCGATGGTAAAGCAGTGTGGTCTGATGGAGTTCTAAGTTCGAAAAAACCCAAATTAGAAAGTCATAGCAACTCACCAGCATGGAGTTTgtctgggagagaggagagagagaacgtGAGCCCGCCATGCTTTGATGACTATAAGGGATCTACAGAGTGGGCAGCCAGTTCTACTTTCAGCAATGTGTGCAACCAGCAGCCACTGGATTTATCTAGTGGTGTAAAACAGAAGGCTGAGGGTGCAGGCAAGACTCCGCTCCAGTGGGAATCTGTATTAGATCTCAGTGTGCATAAAAAGCCTTGTAGTGACTCTGAAGGCaaggaattcaaagaaaatcaTCTGGTCCAGGCAGCCTGCAGtgctgtaaagaaaaagaaaccaaccaCCTGCATGCTACAGAAGGTTCTTCTCAATGAATACAATGGCATCGATTTACCTGTAGAAAATACTGCAGATGTGACCAGGAGCCCGAGTCCTTGCAAATCCCTAGATCCCCAGCCAGATCCTGACCTGGGTCCTGACTCTGGTTTATCTGCCCCTGCTGTCGGGTCCCCACCGGATGTTTCTCCTTCATCACCTGCCCTGCAAACATCTTCCCTTTCTTCCGGGCAGCTGCCTCCTCTCTTGATCCCAACAAATCCCTCTTCCCCTCCGCCCTGTCCTCCAGTGTTAACTGTCgccaccccaccccctccgctCCTTCCTACCGTACCTCTTCCAGCTCCCTCTTCTGGCGCGTCTCCTCCTCCATGTCCCTCTCCACTCTCGAATGCTGCTGCACAGTCCCCACTTCCACTTCTTTCTCCTACGGTGTCCCCCTCGCCATCTCCCATTCCTTCTGTGGAGCCGCTCATGTCTGCTGCTTCACCTGGGCCTCCAACACtttcctcatcttcttcctcctcttcttcttcatcttcattctcttcttcatcttcttcctcttccccttcgcCACCCCCTCTCTCAGCAGTGTCATCTGTTGTTTCCTCCGGGGATAATCTGGAAGCTTCTCTCCCCATGATATCTTTCAAACAGGaggaattagaaaatgaagatcTGAAACCCAGGGAAGAACCCCAGTCTGCAGCTGAACAGGATATTGTTCAGGAAACATTCAACAAAAGCTTTGTCTGCAATGTCTGTGAATCaccttttctttctattaaagaTCTAACCAAACATTTATCTATTCATGCTGAAGAATGGCCCTTCAAATGTGAATTTTGTGTGCAGCTTTTTAAGGCTAAAACTGATTTGTCAGAACATCGCTTTTTGCTTCATGGAGTTGGgaatatttttgtgtgttcaGTGTGTAAAAAAGAATTTGCTTTTTTGTGCAATTTGCAGCAGCACCAGCGAGATCTCCACCCAGATAAAGTGTGCACGCACCATGAGTTTGAAAGTGGCACCCTGAGGCCCCAGAACTTTACAGATCCCAGCAAGGCCCATATAGAGCATATGCAGAGTTTGCCAGAAGATCCTTTAGAAACGTCTAAAGAAGAGGAGGAGTTAAATGATtcctctgaggagctgtacacAACCATAAAAATAATGGCTTCTGGAATAAAGACGAAAGATCCAGATGTTCGATTGGGTCTCAATCAACATTACCCAAGCTTTAAACCACCTCCATTTCAGTACCATCACCGAAACCCCATGGGTATCGGTGTGACGGCCACAAATTTCACTACACACAATATCCCGCAGACTTTCACTACTGCCATTCGCTGCACAAAGTGTGGAAAAGGTGTTGACAACATGCCCGAGTTACACAAACATATCCTGGCATGTGCTTCTGCTAGTGACAAGAAGAGGTATACCCCTAAGAAAAATCCAGTACCATTGAAACAAACTGTGCAACCCAAAAATGGTGTGGTGGTTTTAGATAGCTCTGGGAAAAATGCCTTCAGACGAATGGGACAGCCCAAAAGACTGAACTTCAGTGTGGAACTCAGCAAAATGTCATCGAATAAGCTCAAATTAAGTgcattgaagaagaaaaatcagcttGTCCAGAAAGCAATCcttcaaaaaaacaaatctgCAAAGCAGAAGGCCGACTTCAAAAACACTTCCGAGTCGTCGTCGCACATCTGCCCGTACTGTAATAGAGAGTTCACGTACATCGGGAGCCTGAATAAACACGCCGCCTTCAGCTGCCCCAAAaaacctctttctccttccaaaaaaaaagtttctcattCATCCAAGAAAGGCGGGCACTCGTCACCTGCAAGTAGTGACAAAAACAGTGGCGGCGGCAGCCACCGCAGACGGACAGCGGATGCAGAGATTAAAATGCAGAGCACGCAGGCTCCTCTGGGCAAGACCAGAGCCCGCAGCTCGGGCCCCGCacaagccccactgccctccTCGTCCTTCAGGTCCAAGCAGAATGTCAAATTTGCAGCTTCGGTGAAGTCCAAAAAACCAAGCTCCTCTTTAAGGAACTCAAGCCCGATAAGAATGGCCAAAATAACTCAtgtagaggggaaaaaacccaaagccGTGGCCAAGAATCACTCTGCTCAGCTCTCGAACAAGACGTCCCGGAGCCTGCACGTGAGGGTACAGAAGAGCAAAGCTGTCTTAAAAAGCAAATCTGCTTTGGCCAACAAGAAAAGAACAGACCGGCTCAATGTCAAATCTAGGGAACGGAGTGGGGGGCCAGTCACCCGAAGTCTCCAGCTGGCAGCTGCTGCCGACCCGAGTGAAAACAGGAGGGAGGACAGCAGTGGCAAGCAGGAGCTGAAGGACTTCAG CTACAGTCTCCGCCTGGCATCCCGGTGCCCTCCACCCGCCGCCCCCTACATCACCAGGCAGTGTAGGAATGTCAAGGCCGCGGCTGCAGCCCAGTTCCAGGGACCCCTCTTCAAAGAGTAG
- the PRDM2 gene encoding PR domain zinc finger protein 2 isoform X8 — MCIDATDPEKGNWLRYVNWACSGEEQNLFPLEINRAIYYKTLKPIAPGEELLVWYNGEDNPEIAAAIEEERASARSKRSSPKSRKGKKKSQENKSKANKTEDIQVKTSEPGSTSANMRDPAEGPKEEDEKPSASAAEQTAVLQEVANQDALPELDVPAPACEPRTEPDEELEATNCEVNDLEEEEEEEEDEDEELEEEGEEEADTPNEGSVKEPEIRCDEKLEDLLEEPKKTSKEALEDSPEVTSVIRIPKTKEEANGDVFEAFMFPCQHCERKFTTKQGLERHMHIHISTVNHAFKCKYCGKAFGTQINRRRHERRHEAGLKRKPSLTLQSSGDPADGKVSGDSATPKEDSSPPSLGQDCLILNSEKASQETVNSSVVEENGEVKELHPCKYCKKVFGTHTNMRRHQRRVHERHLIPKGVRRKGGLLEEPQPPAEQAPPTQNVYVPSTEPEEEGEADDVYIMDISSNISENLNYYIDGKIQTSSSTSNCDVIEMESNSADLYGINCLLTPVTVEITQNIKTTQVPIADELPKEPSSSTNSEAKKRRTSSPPVLPKIKAEAESDPVAPSCSLSLPLSIATPEAVSFHKEKSVYLSSKLKQLLQTQDKLTPPAGISAAEIPKLGPVCVSAPASMLPVLSSRFKRRTSSPPSSPQHSPALRDFGKPSDGKAVWSDGVLSSKKPKLESHSNSPAWSLSGREERENVSPPCFDDYKGSTEWAASSTFSNVCNQQPLDLSSGVKQKAEGAGKTPLQWESVLDLSVHKKPCSDSEGKEFKENHLVQAACSAVKKKKPTTCMLQKVLLNEYNGIDLPVENTADVTRSPSPCKSLDPQPDPDLGPDSGLSAPAVGSPPDVSPSSPALQTSSLSSGQLPPLLIPTNPSSPPPCPPVLTVATPPPPLLPTVPLPAPSSGASPPPCPSPLSNAAAQSPLPLLSPTVSPSPSPIPSVEPLMSAASPGPPTLSSSSSSSSSSSSFSSSSSSSSPSPPPLSAVSSVVSSGDNLEASLPMISFKQEELENEDLKPREEPQSAAEQDIVQETFNKSFVCNVCESPFLSIKDLTKHLSIHAEEWPFKCEFCVQLFKAKTDLSEHRFLLHGVGNIFVCSVCKKEFAFLCNLQQHQRDLHPDKVCTHHEFESGTLRPQNFTDPSKAHIEHMQSLPEDPLETSKEEEELNDSSEELYTTIKIMASGIKTKDPDVRLGLNQHYPSFKPPPFQYHHRNPMGIGVTATNFTTHNIPQTFTTAIRCTKCGKGVDNMPELHKHILACASASDKKRYTPKKNPVPLKQTVQPKNGVVVLDSSGKNAFRRMGQPKRLNFSVELSKMSSNKLKLSALKKKNQLVQKAILQKNKSAKQKADFKNTSESSSHICPYCNREFTYIGSLNKHAAFSCPKKPLSPSKKKVSHSSKKGGHSSPASSDKNSGGGSHRRRTADAEIKMQSTQAPLGKTRARSSGPAQAPLPSSSFRSKQNVKFAASVKSKKPSSSLRNSSPIRMAKITHVEGKKPKAVAKNHSAQLSNKTSRSLHVRVQKSKAVLKSKSALANKKRTDRLNVKSRERSGGPVTRSLQLAAAADPSENRREDSSGKQELKDFSYSLRLASRCPPPAAPYITRQCRNVKAAAAAQFQGPLFKE, encoded by the exons GTCCCAAAGAAGAGGACGAGAAGCCTTCAGCCTCAGCGGCTGAGCAGACGGCTGTTCTTCAGGAGGTGGCCAACCAGGATGCTCTTCCAGAACTAGAtgtccctgcccctgcctgcGAGCCACGGACAGAACCAGATGAGGAGCTGGAAGCCACAAATTGTGAGGTGAATgatctggaggaagaggaggaggaagaagaagatgaagatgaagaattGGAAGAAGAGGGGGAAGAAGAAGCCGACACGCCAAATGAAGGTTCTGTGAAAGAGCCAGAAATACGGTGTGACGAGAAGCTGGAAGATTTATTAGAAGAACCAAAAAAGACTTCAAAAGAAGCTCTTGAAGACTCTCCAGAGGTAACATCTGTTATCAGAATTCCCAAAACTAAAGAAGAAGCCAATGGTGATGTATTTGAAGCATTTATGTTTCCCTGTCAGCATTGTGAAAGGAAGTTTACAACCAAACAGGGGCTTGAACGTCACATGCATATCCACATATCGACAGTCAATCACGCTTTCAAATGCAAGTACTGTGGGAAAGCATTTGGCacacagattaacaggaggagaCATGAGCGTCGCCATGAGGCAGGGTTAAAGCGAAAACCCAGCCTCACACTCCAGTCATCAGGAGACCCCGCTGATGGCAAAGTGTCTGGAGACAGTGCTACTCCAAAAGAGGACTCAAGTCCTCCCAGTCTTGGGCAAGACTGTCTGATCTTGAATTCAGAGAAAGCTTCCCAAGAAACAGTAAATTCTTCTGTTgtagaagagaatggagaagtCAAAGAGCTTCATCCATGCAAATATTGTAAAAAGGTTTTTGGAACTCATACTAATATGAGACGACATCAGCGCAGAGTTCATGAACGTCATCTGATTCCCAAAGGGGTGCGGCGGAAAGGAGGCCTCCTCGAAGAGCCACAGCCTCCAGCGGAGCAGGCCCCACCCACTCAGAATGTCTACGTACCAAGCACAGaaccagaggaggaaggggaggcagaTGACGTGTACATCATGGATATTTCTAGCAATATTTCTGAAAACTTAAATTACTATATTGATGGTAAAATTCAGACCAGCAGCAGCACGAGTAACTGTGATGTGATTGAGATGGAGTCCAATTCGGCAGACTTGTATGGTATAAATTGTCTGCTTACTCCAGTTACGGTGGAAATCACTCAAAATATAAAGACCACACAGGTCCCCATAGCAGATGAGCTTCCTAAAGAGCCTTCCAGCAGCACAAACAGTGAGGCCAAGAAACGGAGAACTTCTAGTCCTCCTGTGCTACCCAAAATTAAGGCTGAAGCCGAGTCTGACCCTGTAGCACCCTCGTGTTCCCTAAGTCTGCCTCTTAGCATAGCGACTCCAGAGGCCGTATCTTTCCACAAAGAGAAAAGTGTGTATTTGTCATCGAAGCTCAAACAGCTTCTTCAAACCCAGGATAAACTAACTCCTCCTGCAGGGATTTCAGCAGCCGAAATACCTAAGTTAGGTCCTGTTTGTGTGTCCGCTCCTGCTTCCATGCTGCCTGTACTCTCGAGTAGGTTTAAGCGGCGGACCAGCTCTCCTCCCAGTTCTCcacaacacagtcctgcccttcGAGACTTTGGAAAGCCGAGCGATGGTAAAGCAGTGTGGTCTGATGGAGTTCTAAGTTCGAAAAAACCCAAATTAGAAAGTCATAGCAACTCACCAGCATGGAGTTTgtctgggagagaggagagagagaacgtGAGCCCGCCATGCTTTGATGACTATAAGGGATCTACAGAGTGGGCAGCCAGTTCTACTTTCAGCAATGTGTGCAACCAGCAGCCACTGGATTTATCTAGTGGTGTAAAACAGAAGGCTGAGGGTGCAGGCAAGACTCCGCTCCAGTGGGAATCTGTATTAGATCTCAGTGTGCATAAAAAGCCTTGTAGTGACTCTGAAGGCaaggaattcaaagaaaatcaTCTGGTCCAGGCAGCCTGCAGtgctgtaaagaaaaagaaaccaaccaCCTGCATGCTACAGAAGGTTCTTCTCAATGAATACAATGGCATCGATTTACCTGTAGAAAATACTGCAGATGTGACCAGGAGCCCGAGTCCTTGCAAATCCCTAGATCCCCAGCCAGATCCTGACCTGGGTCCTGACTCTGGTTTATCTGCCCCTGCTGTCGGGTCCCCACCGGATGTTTCTCCTTCATCACCTGCCCTGCAAACATCTTCCCTTTCTTCCGGGCAGCTGCCTCCTCTCTTGATCCCAACAAATCCCTCTTCCCCTCCGCCCTGTCCTCCAGTGTTAACTGTCgccaccccaccccctccgctCCTTCCTACCGTACCTCTTCCAGCTCCCTCTTCTGGCGCGTCTCCTCCTCCATGTCCCTCTCCACTCTCGAATGCTGCTGCACAGTCCCCACTTCCACTTCTTTCTCCTACGGTGTCCCCCTCGCCATCTCCCATTCCTTCTGTGGAGCCGCTCATGTCTGCTGCTTCACCTGGGCCTCCAACACtttcctcatcttcttcctcctcttcttcttcatcttcattctcttcttcatcttcttcctcttccccttcgcCACCCCCTCTCTCAGCAGTGTCATCTGTTGTTTCCTCCGGGGATAATCTGGAAGCTTCTCTCCCCATGATATCTTTCAAACAGGaggaattagaaaatgaagatcTGAAACCCAGGGAAGAACCCCAGTCTGCAGCTGAACAGGATATTGTTCAGGAAACATTCAACAAAAGCTTTGTCTGCAATGTCTGTGAATCaccttttctttctattaaagaTCTAACCAAACATTTATCTATTCATGCTGAAGAATGGCCCTTCAAATGTGAATTTTGTGTGCAGCTTTTTAAGGCTAAAACTGATTTGTCAGAACATCGCTTTTTGCTTCATGGAGTTGGgaatatttttgtgtgttcaGTGTGTAAAAAAGAATTTGCTTTTTTGTGCAATTTGCAGCAGCACCAGCGAGATCTCCACCCAGATAAAGTGTGCACGCACCATGAGTTTGAAAGTGGCACCCTGAGGCCCCAGAACTTTACAGATCCCAGCAAGGCCCATATAGAGCATATGCAGAGTTTGCCAGAAGATCCTTTAGAAACGTCTAAAGAAGAGGAGGAGTTAAATGATtcctctgaggagctgtacacAACCATAAAAATAATGGCTTCTGGAATAAAGACGAAAGATCCAGATGTTCGATTGGGTCTCAATCAACATTACCCAAGCTTTAAACCACCTCCATTTCAGTACCATCACCGAAACCCCATGGGTATCGGTGTGACGGCCACAAATTTCACTACACACAATATCCCGCAGACTTTCACTACTGCCATTCGCTGCACAAAGTGTGGAAAAGGTGTTGACAACATGCCCGAGTTACACAAACATATCCTGGCATGTGCTTCTGCTAGTGACAAGAAGAGGTATACCCCTAAGAAAAATCCAGTACCATTGAAACAAACTGTGCAACCCAAAAATGGTGTGGTGGTTTTAGATAGCTCTGGGAAAAATGCCTTCAGACGAATGGGACAGCCCAAAAGACTGAACTTCAGTGTGGAACTCAGCAAAATGTCATCGAATAAGCTCAAATTAAGTgcattgaagaagaaaaatcagcttGTCCAGAAAGCAATCcttcaaaaaaacaaatctgCAAAGCAGAAGGCCGACTTCAAAAACACTTCCGAGTCGTCGTCGCACATCTGCCCGTACTGTAATAGAGAGTTCACGTACATCGGGAGCCTGAATAAACACGCCGCCTTCAGCTGCCCCAAAaaacctctttctccttccaaaaaaaaagtttctcattCATCCAAGAAAGGCGGGCACTCGTCACCTGCAAGTAGTGACAAAAACAGTGGCGGCGGCAGCCACCGCAGACGGACAGCGGATGCAGAGATTAAAATGCAGAGCACGCAGGCTCCTCTGGGCAAGACCAGAGCCCGCAGCTCGGGCCCCGCacaagccccactgccctccTCGTCCTTCAGGTCCAAGCAGAATGTCAAATTTGCAGCTTCGGTGAAGTCCAAAAAACCAAGCTCCTCTTTAAGGAACTCAAGCCCGATAAGAATGGCCAAAATAACTCAtgtagaggggaaaaaacccaaagccGTGGCCAAGAATCACTCTGCTCAGCTCTCGAACAAGACGTCCCGGAGCCTGCACGTGAGGGTACAGAAGAGCAAAGCTGTCTTAAAAAGCAAATCTGCTTTGGCCAACAAGAAAAGAACAGACCGGCTCAATGTCAAATCTAGGGAACGGAGTGGGGGGCCAGTCACCCGAAGTCTCCAGCTGGCAGCTGCTGCCGACCCGAGTGAAAACAGGAGGGAGGACAGCAGTGGCAAGCAGGAGCTGAAGGACTTCAG CTACAGTCTCCGCCTGGCATCCCGGTGCCCTCCACCCGCCGCCCCCTACATCACCAGGCAGTGTAGGAATGTCAAGGCCGCGGCTGCAGCCCAGTTCCAGGGACCCCTCTTCAAAGAGTAG